The genomic stretch CGGAAAGACGTCGGCTCGCCGAGCGTGCGTTCCAGGCTCTTCCGGGCGCTTCACAATGCCTGTTGTGGCATACCGAGGTCGAGGGGGAACCGATAACCGTACCGGCCGGTCTGCTCGGTGTCGACACCGTCACCGCGCGGGCCGCACTGGAGCAGGCGCGCGAGCAATTCCGCACCGCCTGTGTCCGCGCCCACCATGAACTCGCCCCCACCCGGGAATGCCGCTACTACAACCGCCTCCTCGATGTCCCGATCCGCCGGGGCGGCTCTCTTCTCCCCGATGTCCAGCGGCACTTGACGGAGTGCCGCTACTGCCGACACGCCGCCGAACAGCTCAGCCATTTCGAGGGCGGCCTGGAGGAACTGCTCGCCGAGACGGTCCTCGGCTGGGGCGCCCGGCGCTATCTGGAGTCGCGCCCCGGTCGTGCTCCGGAGCACCCCGGGCGGCCCGCGCTGTCCCGCGGCGGACGCCACCGGCCCGCCCGGGCGCGGCCGTTGGTCCTGCCCCGCGGCCGGACGAGGGTCGTCGTCGGGGTCGGTCTGACCAGCCTCGCCCTCCTCGCCACCGTGCTGGTGAACCGCGGTTGGTCCGATGACAACGGTGTCCCCGACGCGCACGCCACCTGGGGTGCCCCGAGCGCCGTCACTGCTGCCGCGACGCCCGACCCCGCCGCGCAGAGCGGCACCGGCGAACTCGGCCGCGGCCGCCTCCGCAACCTCGGCACCGGGCTCTGCCTCGACCTCCAGGGCGGAGTGCCCCGGGCCGGTGCGGCGACCGTGCTCGCGGGGTGCTCGGCCGCCGGATCGCAGCAGTGGTCGTACCGGGACGACGGTCTGCTCCGCAGCGGCGCCGACCCCGGGCTCTGTCTGGACTCCCACGCCGACGACGGGCTCGTCCTGCTCGCCGACTGCCTGGTCCACGCCGGCGAGGCGCGCTACGACCTCACCGTCCACGGTGAACTCCTGCTCCGCGGCGACGAGGACCGGGCCGTGGCGCCCGGCGCCGACGAACGGGACGTGACCGTCGCCGAACGGGACGGATCCGCGAGCCAGCGCTGGCAGCTCGGCGGTGAGGCGAGCACCGAGCCGAAGAAGGCCGAGGAAGGACAGGAACCGTACGAGACGCGCGTCGCCCAGGTCGACGAGCGTGCAGAACCTGAACCCGCCGAGCCGAAGGGGCCGGTCACACAGGCCGCGGCCGACGCGCTGGACACGGTCTCCGCGGTCACCGAACCGCTCGGCACGCTCCTCTCCTGACGCACAGGGCCACCCCGGTCGGGGTGGCCCTCTTTGTTGAACTCATTGACACGAGTCACCTCCGGTCCTACGTTTCCGACGCGCCGGTGGCGTTTCTCGCGGGGTGTCAAGTCCGGTGGGCGCATAGTGCGTTCAGAGGGCGAACACAGACCGGGGCGCCGTCGCGCATGCGGTTCACATCGTCGTGCCCGCACACCGAAGGAGTGACGGCTGTCATGACCGACACTGTTTCCCGGCGGTCCGCCCTGCGACTGACCGGCGGCGCCATCGCCGTCGCCGCGGCGGCGACCGGCGGACCGACCTCACCGGCCCGCGCCCAGGGTGCACCTGACCCGAGCGCCGGCCGGCGCGTCGAAGCTCTCCTCGCCGAACTCACCCTCGACGAGAAGATCTCCCTCCTGCACGGTGCCACCGACCCCGCCCCGCTCGGCCAGGCGGGCCATGTCCCCGGAGTGCCGCGCCTCGGCATCCCGCCCCTCAGACTGGCCGACGGCCCGGCCGGTGTCCGCGTCACCGCACACGCCACCGCCCTGCCCGCCCCCGTCCTGCTGGCCTCCGCTTTCGACCCGGAACTGGCCCGCCGCTACGGCCGCGTCATCGGCCACGAGGGCCGCGCCCTCGGCCAGGACGTCCTGCTCTCCCCGATGGTCAACCTCATCCGCACCCCCTACGCCGGGCGCAACTTCGAGACCTTCAGCGAGGATCCGCTGCTCGCCGCCGACCTGGTGGCCGCCGAGATCGAGGGCATCCAGGCCGAGGGCCTGGTCGCCACCGTCAAGCACTATGCCCTCAACAACCAGGAAAAGGACCGCGACACCGTCGATGTGCGCGTCGACGAGCAGACCATGCACGAGGTCGAGCTGCGCGGCTTCGAGGCCGCCGTAGGCGCCGGGACGGGCGCGGTGATGGGCGCCTACAACAAGGTCAACGGCACCTACGCCTGCGAGAGCAAGACACTGCTCACCGACGTCCTGCGCGAACAGTGGGGCTTCGAGGGCCTGGTGATGACCGACTGGTTCGCCGCCCACAGCACCGGGAAGGCCCTCACCGCGGGCCTGGACCTGGAGATGCCCGACGGCACCCACTTCGGCGCCGCGCTGGGGCGCGCGGTGCGCGACGGCAGCGTGTCCGAGCGGTACGTCGACCGTGCCGTACGCCGGATCCTCTCCGTGCTGGACCGCTTCGGCCACCTCGACGGCAGCGCGCCGCCACGGCCCGAACGCGACACCCGGGCCGGCGCGGCCGTTGCCCTGGAGGTCGCCAAGGCGGGCGCCACCCTGCTGCGCAACGAGCGCGCCACCCTGCCCCTGACCCGCGGCTCCATCGCGGTGATCGGCCAGACCGGCGCACTGCCCTTCGTCAGCGGCGGCGGCAGCGCCCATGTGGTGC from Streptomyces davaonensis JCM 4913 encodes the following:
- a CDS encoding RICIN domain-containing protein codes for the protein MSPTDSDRDLVARIGPPGTAADGVPLLMARHWRAVHEYAVICLAATGSLALMVTAAAFHRVLGKPSGDALRPQLLMAVRETVKEWAADERISAVLPELRKTTGARGLRAARSVTSERRRLAERAFQALPGASQCLLWHTEVEGEPITVPAGLLGVDTVTARAALEQAREQFRTACVRAHHELAPTRECRYYNRLLDVPIRRGGSLLPDVQRHLTECRYCRHAAEQLSHFEGGLEELLAETVLGWGARRYLESRPGRAPEHPGRPALSRGGRHRPARARPLVLPRGRTRVVVGVGLTSLALLATVLVNRGWSDDNGVPDAHATWGAPSAVTAAATPDPAAQSGTGELGRGRLRNLGTGLCLDLQGGVPRAGAATVLAGCSAAGSQQWSYRDDGLLRSGADPGLCLDSHADDGLVLLADCLVHAGEARYDLTVHGELLLRGDEDRAVAPGADERDVTVAERDGSASQRWQLGGEASTEPKKAEEGQEPYETRVAQVDERAEPEPAEPKGPVTQAAADALDTVSAVTEPLGTLLS